The following coding sequences lie in one Ostrea edulis chromosome 8, xbOstEdul1.1, whole genome shotgun sequence genomic window:
- the LOC125661371 gene encoding uncharacterized protein LOC125661371 produces MAESSVSCSSQSTFVDRKSSDSSSENTVTPNHSSPSSTENYVPSRTCDWTRSLIDKLGLRYECKQPLEIVMKHMANLAHLFPDEVDALEEVANKLGCRLGCVGYFNCESLINIPVHGLCFLDQIDICLLQRNIPFEEIDMIQQVRNTSPI; encoded by the exons ATGGCGGAAAGTTCTGTCAGTTGCAGCTCCCAGTCTACATTTGTAGACAGAAAATCTTCCGATTCATCGAGCGAAAATACTGTCACGCCAAATCATAGTTCTCCAAGTTCAACAGAAAATTACGTCCCTTCTAGAACTTGTGATTGGACTAGAAGTTTAATTGATAAACTTGGACTGCGTTATGAATGTAAACAACCACTTGAAATCGTAATGAAACACATGGCTAACTTGGCTCATCTTTTTCCGGACGAGGTTGATGCTCTCGAGGAAGTGGCGAATAAACTTGGTTGCAGACTTGGATGTGTGGGTTATTTTAATTGTGAAAGTTTGATTAATATTCCCGTGCACGGTCTCTGCTTCTTGGACCAGATTGATATATGCTTACTACAAAGGAACATCCCATTCGAGGAAATAGACAT gaTTCAACAGGTTAGGAACACTTCACctatttaa